The following coding sequences are from one Granulicella sp. L56 window:
- a CDS encoding SDR family oxidoreductase gives MNISGNTILVTGGTSGIGRALAEALHGKGNKVIIAGRRQALLDEVTGRNPGMVGIAVDLSDPAAIATFAESVKSQFPELNVLVNNAGIAGHEDYTADSIDLTRAYSTIQTNITGVVQLSAALLPTLRAQPHSTLIVTTSGLAFVPYPPGPVYSATKAFMHNWLDALRVQLRKTSVEVLELAPPYVQTELGGPQQASDSRAMPLKDFTTEVVQILESNTIEKGEILVERVKPLRTAEKDGKYQEFLDMFAGMHD, from the coding sequence ATGAACATTTCAGGCAACACAATCCTCGTAACCGGAGGAACCAGCGGCATCGGCCGCGCTCTTGCTGAGGCGCTGCACGGCAAAGGAAACAAGGTCATCATCGCTGGACGACGGCAGGCGTTGCTTGACGAGGTCACAGGCCGCAATCCCGGAATGGTCGGTATCGCCGTGGACCTGAGTGATCCTGCGGCCATCGCAACATTCGCCGAGTCTGTGAAGAGCCAGTTTCCTGAACTGAATGTTCTGGTCAACAACGCAGGCATTGCTGGCCACGAGGACTATACGGCGGATTCTATCGACCTGACGCGCGCTTACAGCACGATTCAGACCAACATCACCGGCGTCGTGCAATTATCGGCTGCTTTGCTCCCCACATTGCGTGCTCAGCCACACTCCACGCTGATCGTGACCACCTCAGGGCTGGCGTTCGTTCCCTACCCGCCAGGTCCGGTTTACAGCGCGACCAAGGCTTTCATGCACAACTGGCTTGATGCGCTTCGTGTGCAACTGCGGAAGACCAGCGTTGAAGTGCTGGAGCTCGCGCCGCCTTACGTACAAACAGAGCTCGGCGGTCCGCAGCAGGCGAGCGATTCGCGTGCGATGCCTCTCAAGGATTTCACCACGGAGGTTGTGCAGATTCTGGAAAGCAACACCATCGAAAAGGGAGAGATTCTCGTCGAGAGAGTGAAACCTCTGCGCACTGCCGAGAAGGATGGCAAGTACCAGGAGTTCCTCGACATGTTCGCCGGCATGCACGATTAA
- a CDS encoding alpha/beta fold hydrolase: protein MPPELGKSSITHGMAQIEPGLRLHYVLAGEGERTIVLLHGFPQTWWEWRHVIPNLVSAGFRVIAPDYRGAGNSSRPAGGYDKRTMAGDIHRLLREHLQIQGPVALVGHDIGLMVAYAFAEMFRDEVSHLVVMDAPLPGTSVFDKLRVDPRVWHFAFHGARDVPEMLVAARERQYLQLFYNSRIFDPSAISEDDLDIYTSAYSAVGAMRAGFELYRAFDQDGLDNRSALAQNGKLQIPVLALFGAISNTSVGVEVMMREVAENVRGLQISQSGHWIAEENPEELTEALETFLN from the coding sequence ATGCCTCCAGAACTAGGAAAATCTTCGATTACGCATGGCATGGCCCAAATTGAACCGGGGCTACGATTGCACTACGTCTTGGCGGGCGAAGGAGAACGAACGATCGTTCTGCTGCATGGCTTTCCGCAGACATGGTGGGAGTGGCGTCACGTCATTCCGAACCTCGTTTCAGCGGGCTTTCGCGTCATCGCGCCGGACTATCGCGGGGCAGGAAACTCTTCACGTCCAGCGGGCGGATACGACAAACGTACTATGGCAGGGGATATTCATCGTTTGTTGAGAGAACATCTTCAAATCCAAGGCCCGGTTGCCCTGGTTGGGCATGATATTGGGCTCATGGTCGCTTACGCTTTTGCGGAGATGTTTCGTGATGAGGTGTCTCATCTTGTAGTGATGGATGCGCCTTTACCGGGGACATCGGTCTTCGACAAGCTTCGCGTCGATCCTCGTGTGTGGCATTTTGCCTTTCACGGCGCCCGCGATGTTCCCGAGATGCTCGTTGCGGCGCGAGAACGCCAGTACCTACAACTGTTCTATAACTCTCGCATCTTTGACCCTTCCGCAATCAGTGAGGATGATCTGGACATATACACGTCTGCCTATAGCGCTGTGGGAGCGATGCGAGCAGGTTTTGAACTCTACCGAGCCTTCGACCAGGACGGACTGGACAATCGATCGGCACTTGCACAGAACGGAAAGCTCCAAATCCCCGTTCTTGCCCTTTTCGGTGCAATAAGTAACACCAGTGTTGGCGTCGAAGTGATGATGCGTGAAGTTGCGGAGAACGTCAGAGGCCTTCAAATTTCACAAAGCGGACATTGGATTGCAGAAGAAAACCCTGAGGAACTTACAGAAGCTCTGGAGACATTTCTAAATTAA
- a CDS encoding zinc-binding dehydrogenase, translating to MKAIFFEKFGARDVMQFGDMPEPKPQEKEVLIEVERSSVNYVDIRERQGTYNRPETHVGGIELPHISGLQAVGKVVSAGSEEDRGLIGKKVVAYTPGGGSYAQKVVAETNLCIEIPDSADADLFAALPNQGLTAYLLLTASTQIRPGDSVLVQGASGGVGSLAVQIAKILGAGIVLGTASTSEKLDFIRGLGADEAIDYTQEDWTKHVLEKTGGQGVDVLLESIGGEIFEQNFECLAPFGRYIIFGSTRGPGQPFAPRRLMQKSQTMTGLYLPVFLAKPALIRAGMEFLVKATLEEKLRPSIARVLPLSQTAEAHRLLEDREIQGTILLDTTPL from the coding sequence ATGAAGGCGATATTTTTTGAGAAATTCGGGGCGCGCGATGTAATGCAGTTTGGCGATATGCCAGAACCCAAGCCCCAGGAGAAGGAGGTGCTCATCGAGGTAGAACGGTCGAGCGTGAATTATGTCGACATCCGGGAACGGCAAGGCACATATAACCGTCCGGAAACCCACGTCGGAGGAATTGAACTGCCGCATATCTCAGGCTTACAGGCGGTGGGTAAGGTAGTCAGCGCCGGTTCGGAGGAAGATCGGGGATTGATCGGCAAGAAAGTAGTGGCCTACACCCCGGGGGGTGGTAGCTATGCTCAAAAGGTCGTTGCTGAAACCAACCTATGCATCGAGATCCCTGACTCTGCCGATGCTGATCTCTTCGCTGCTCTGCCCAACCAAGGACTCACCGCATACCTGTTGTTGACGGCCTCCACGCAAATTCGCCCGGGAGACTCGGTACTGGTTCAGGGTGCTTCGGGAGGCGTGGGCAGCCTCGCAGTTCAGATTGCGAAGATTTTAGGTGCCGGCATTGTCCTGGGAACTGCGAGTACAAGCGAAAAGCTGGACTTCATTCGTGGCCTAGGCGCGGACGAAGCCATCGACTACACGCAAGAAGATTGGACAAAACATGTGCTGGAGAAGACGGGCGGACAGGGAGTGGATGTACTCCTTGAATCGATTGGCGGCGAGATCTTCGAACAGAACTTTGAGTGCCTCGCACCATTTGGCCGTTACATTATCTTCGGATCAACGCGTGGACCCGGGCAGCCGTTTGCTCCACGTCGGCTCATGCAGAAGTCTCAAACAATGACAGGTCTGTATCTTCCGGTCTTTCTGGCCAAGCCTGCGTTGATCCGGGCAGGGATGGAGTTTCTTGTGAAGGCCACGTTGGAAGAGAAGCTCCGTCCTTCAATAGCTCGTGTGCTTCCGCTGAGCCAGACAGCAGAAGCACATCGCCTGTTGGAAGATCGTGAGATCCAAGGGACCATACTCCTCGACACCACCCCTCTCTAA
- a CDS encoding DUF302 domain-containing protein translates to MNTANQTAHEFRGVRLQIDSTLAFDEVLRRLHEQAGESSVPLINEVAANSASSKEFDAEVTRRFVGPSGFMVFAQIEHSTWIAKYGISQRVVRIIFGNPLFAITMMREDISAGLFAPVEMLLVENTSGSTLYYVRPSTLMVTVDNPPLRMAAIELDRKLEQLIAGITGLADVAISQASK, encoded by the coding sequence ATGAACACAGCGAACCAAACTGCACACGAGTTCAGGGGAGTGCGACTCCAGATCGATAGCACCTTAGCATTCGACGAAGTGTTGCGCCGACTCCACGAGCAAGCCGGAGAATCTAGCGTCCCGCTCATCAATGAAGTTGCGGCCAATAGTGCTTCGTCAAAGGAATTTGACGCTGAGGTGACGAGGCGTTTCGTGGGCCCAAGCGGCTTCATGGTGTTTGCGCAGATCGAGCACAGCACTTGGATTGCGAAATACGGCATTAGCCAGCGTGTAGTGCGTATCATCTTTGGCAATCCACTATTTGCCATCACGATGATGCGCGAGGATATTTCTGCGGGATTGTTCGCTCCCGTGGAGATGTTGCTTGTCGAAAACACGTCAGGTTCAACGCTGTACTACGTTCGACCCTCCACTCTGATGGTCACTGTTGACAATCCTCCGCTACGCATGGCCGCCATAGAACTTGATCGCAAGCTCGAACAGTTGATCGCCGGCATCACAGGTCTTGCGGACGTGGCAATTTCTCAGGCATCCAAGTAA